One genomic segment of Bacteroidota bacterium includes these proteins:
- a CDS encoding ATP-dependent Clp protease adaptor ClpS → MNKVDFSYQYDTEEDVMVLEEKKPSHKIVLFNDDVNTFDWVITSLVQICNHDETQAEQCAHIVHFNGKCIVKEGDFRKLEPMCTALLERGLSATID, encoded by the coding sequence ATGAATAAAGTTGATTTTTCTTATCAATACGACACCGAAGAAGATGTGATGGTGCTTGAAGAAAAAAAACCATCTCATAAAATAGTTTTATTCAATGATGATGTAAATACCTTTGATTGGGTAATTACAAGTTTGGTTCAAATTTGCAATCATGATGAAACCCAAGCTGAACAATGTGCACATATTGTACATTTTAATGGCAAATGTATAGTGAAAGAAGGCGACTTTCGAAAGTTGGAACCTATGTGTACTGCACTTTTAGAAAGGGGACTTTCGGCAACTATCGATTAA
- a CDS encoding UDP-3-O-(3-hydroxymyristoyl)glucosamine N-acyltransferase, whose product MRLNPVLTVAQLAQMLQCPYAGNANQEVCGINEIHRVVPGDVTFVDHPKYYAKAINSAATTIIINKEIEVPDGKSILIHLDPFAAYNFLVARFFPAIHSTAMVDPSAKIGSNCVIHPNVSIGANAIIGDNTVLHSGVVVYHNCRIGNNCIIHANTVIGADAFYYKKREVGYDKMLSGGDVCIMDNVEIGALCTIDRGVSATTYIGTGTKFDNHVHIGHDSILGRNVLIAAFGAIAGVTTIEDEVIIWGQAGINKDLTIGKGTVVLAQSGVGTDTAPGEVVFGSPAINAREKMKEVALLKQLVKQRNS is encoded by the coding sequence ATGAGATTAAATCCGGTTCTTACTGTAGCTCAATTGGCTCAAATGCTGCAATGCCCCTATGCGGGTAATGCAAATCAGGAAGTATGTGGAATAAACGAGATTCATAGGGTAGTACCGGGAGATGTAACTTTTGTTGATCATCCCAAGTATTATGCAAAAGCAATAAACTCAGCTGCCACTACCATTATAATAAATAAGGAGATTGAAGTGCCTGATGGTAAGTCCATCTTAATTCATCTGGACCCGTTTGCTGCCTATAATTTTTTAGTTGCTAGGTTTTTTCCAGCTATACACTCAACAGCCATGGTTGACCCTTCGGCCAAAATAGGAAGCAACTGCGTTATTCACCCCAACGTATCAATTGGTGCCAATGCAATCATTGGCGACAACACCGTATTACATAGTGGCGTTGTTGTATATCACAATTGCCGCATTGGTAATAACTGCATCATTCATGCAAATACGGTTATAGGTGCCGATGCTTTTTATTACAAAAAGCGAGAAGTTGGTTATGATAAAATGTTGAGTGGAGGAGATGTTTGTATAATGGATAACGTAGAGATTGGCGCCTTGTGCACCATTGACAGGGGAGTAAGTGCTACTACCTATATTGGCACCGGTACAAAGTTCGACAATCATGTGCATATAGGGCACGATAGTATATTGGGTAGGAATGTATTAATAGCTGCTTTTGGGGCAATAGCAGGAGTAACAACCATAGAAGATGAAGTAATTATCTGGGGTCAGGCAGGCATCAACAAGGATTTGACCATAGGCAAGGGCACGGTTGTGTTAGCTCAATCGGGTGTTGGTACTGATACAGCACCGGGCGAAGTAGTTTTTGGAAGCCCCGCAATAAACGCTCGCGAAAAAATGAAAGAAGTTGCGCTCTTAAAGCAACTTGTTAAGCAGCGAAATTCCTGA
- a CDS encoding biotin--[acetyl-CoA-carboxylase] ligase — translation MQDQFYFLDIVDSTNIYAANLLAANPKSFTTIVARYQIAGRGQQQNKWESNDGENLLMSTIFKPNQLHTTNLYSLYMASSLAVCALLDNHLNTKSVIKWPNDILVDGSKIAGILIENSIRGTLVQDCIVGVGLNVNQHHFSTYNIPAASMHTIGGSNYDIKEIAYKLLQSIKKYLGLLDEGDFENLRKEYLAKLYGFQTLIPFRKNKMIFNGKIIDISETGGLIVSVDDDDMHSQISFFQPKEIEFVFD, via the coding sequence ATGCAGGACCAATTCTATTTTCTTGACATTGTTGACAGTACCAACATATATGCTGCCAATTTGTTAGCTGCTAACCCTAAAAGTTTCACAACGATTGTGGCGCGCTATCAAATTGCGGGCCGCGGGCAACAGCAAAATAAATGGGAAAGTAACGATGGCGAAAACTTGCTTATGTCAACTATTTTTAAACCCAATCAACTTCACACAACTAACCTCTACTCGCTTTACATGGCTTCTTCGCTGGCAGTGTGCGCCCTGTTAGACAACCACCTGAATACCAAATCTGTTATAAAATGGCCGAACGATATTTTGGTTGACGGTTCGAAAATAGCGGGTATTTTAATCGAAAATTCTATTCGTGGCACACTTGTACAGGATTGCATTGTGGGTGTTGGACTTAATGTAAACCAACATCATTTTAGCACCTACAATATTCCGGCTGCTTCGATGCATACCATTGGCGGAAGTAATTATGACATAAAAGAAATTGCTTATAAGCTTTTGCAAAGTATTAAAAAGTATTTGGGCTTGTTAGATGAGGGTGACTTTGAAAATCTTCGGAAAGAGTATCTCGCTAAATTATATGGTTTTCAAACCTTGATTCCTTTTCGAAAAAACAAAATGATATTTAACGGAAAAATTATAGACATAAGTGAGACAGGCGGTCTGATTGTTTCTGTGGATGATGATGATATGCACAGTCAAATCAGCTTTTTTCAACCTAAAGAAATTGAATTTGTTTTTGATTAA
- the rsfS gene encoding ribosome silencing factor gives MTKEIKNKQTKEVKTKKTAAPAKAVVKKAAKPKKKEVELSLLDAIVAGMQEKKAHQITVMDMRALSGSMCDYFVVCHGTSTTQAEAIARSVEEVVYKLLKIDPSHVEGVANAEWILLDYFDIIAHVFVEEKRAFYGLERLWGDAEIKQIA, from the coding sequence ATGACAAAAGAAATAAAAAATAAACAAACCAAAGAAGTAAAAACTAAAAAGACAGCTGCACCAGCGAAGGCAGTTGTAAAAAAGGCGGCTAAGCCCAAAAAGAAGGAAGTTGAATTAAGCTTGCTTGACGCCATTGTTGCCGGAATGCAAGAGAAAAAAGCGCATCAGATAACCGTAATGGATATGCGGGCACTGAGTGGTAGTATGTGCGATTACTTTGTTGTATGCCATGGTACTAGCACCACACAAGCCGAAGCAATAGCCCGTTCCGTTGAGGAAGTCGTTTATAAACTTCTGAAAATTGATCCATCGCATGTTGAAGGTGTGGCTAATGCCGAATGGATACTCCTCGATTACTTTGACATAATTGCCCATGTTTTTGTAGAAGAGAAGCGTGCATTTTATGGCCTCGAAAGGCTCTGGGGCGATGCAGAAATAAAACAAATAGCATAG